A stretch of the Dioscorea cayenensis subsp. rotundata cultivar TDr96_F1 chromosome 4, TDr96_F1_v2_PseudoChromosome.rev07_lg8_w22 25.fasta, whole genome shotgun sequence genome encodes the following:
- the LOC120258203 gene encoding cytochrome P450 71AU50-like, producing the protein MNGETLRLPPGPKPLPIIGNLYLVRSLPNRSLHRLSQTYGPVMYLKLGVVPTVVISSPELAELVLKTHDLHFSNRVPSHFGRLFGSKGFAFIDYGSYWRAARKLAVSQVLSAGKVMSFSSIMEEELLLFIKNLKDFISDDATTDHFVSVKNKVASLTGNTLCKITLGRRCMNEKINGTGLSFGDLCGEIIKLLSHHNIYDHLPIFNWLDVHGVCRRGKVVLRLVRGFIDLIIDEHVAKRESNEKSNSSDFIDFLLSVMHDKKQEWMAGFDFDRSHIISIVLDTIIGATDTLPSSFEWVFVEVVRNQAVMEKLKRELKKVIGNDRERMIKVSDLPELKYLAMVVKGELEVASRDCKVWENAEEFIPERFEDDHEVDVRGSDFRVLPFGSGRRACPGMNFSLTMISLVLANLIHSFDWQLPDGISPSQIDMQEKYDGLVIALVTPLLLKPTPKP; encoded by the exons aTGAACGGAGAAACCCTAAGGCTACCTCCAGGCCCTAAACCCCTTCCCATCATCGGCAACCTTTACCTAGTAAGGTCTCTCCCCAACCGAAGCCTCCACCGTCTTTCCCAAACCTACGGCCCAGTCATGTACCTCAAACTCGGTGTTGTTCCCACCGTTGTCATCTCTTCACCGGAGCTGGCCGAGCTTGTCCTTAAAACCCATGATCTTCACTTCTCCAACCGTGTGCCATCTCATTTTGGCCGGCTTTTCGGCAGTAAAGGCTTCGCCTTCATTGACTATGGCTCGTACTGGCGCGCTGCAAGGAAGCTTGCCGTCTCTCAAGTGTTGAGTGCCGGCAAGGTCATGTCTTTTTCTTCTATCATGGAAGAAGAGCTCTTACTTTTCATTAAGAATCTCAAAGACTTCATTTCTGATGATGCTACTACTGATCACTTTGTTTCTGTCAAGAACAAGGTGGCTTCTCTCACTGGCAACACTTTGTGCAAGATAACACTAG GGAGGAGATGCATGAATGAGAAGATTAATGGTACTGGCTTAAGCTTTGGTGATCTCTGCGGTGAGATCATTAAGCTTTTGAGCCACCACAACATCTATGATCACCTGCCAATTTTCAATTGGCTTGATGTTCATGGAGTTTGCCGCCGTGGCAAGGTGGTGCTCCGGCTGGTTCGTGGTTTCATAGACCTGATCATCGATGAACATGTTGCTAAAAGAGAAAGTAATGAAAAATCTAACAGCAGTGATTTCATTGACTTCTTGTTATCTGTAATGCATGATAAGAAACAAGAGTGGATGGCTGGGTTTGATTTTGATCGAAGTCAtattatttctattgttttggACACCATAATTGGAGCAACAGACACATTGCCGAGTAGTTTTGAGTGGGTGTTTGTGGAGGTTGTTAGGAACCAGGCGGTGATGGAGAAGCTGAAGAGAGAACTAAAGAAAGTGATCGGCAATGATCGGGAGAGAATGATTAAAGTCTCCGACTTGCCGGAGTTGAAGTACTTGGCCATGGTTGTGAAAGGAGAGCTTGAGGTTGCATCCCG GGACTGTAAAGTTTGGGAGAATGCTGAAGAGTTTATACCAGAGAGGTTTGAGGATGATCATGAGGTTGATGTGAGGGGAAGTGACTTCAGGGTTCTTCCATTTGGGTCTGGTAGGAGGGCTTGTCCTGGGATGAACTTTTCTCTGACTATGATTTCTCTTGTTTTGGCCAacttaattcattcttttgattGGCAGCTTCCAGATGGGATTTCACCTTCTCAGATTGACATGCAAGAGAAATATGATGGCCTTGTCATAGCTCTTGTTACTCCTCTCCTTCTCAAACCAACACCCAAGCCTTGA